A part of Mycolicibacterium sp. TUM20985 genomic DNA contains:
- a CDS encoding carbohydrate ABC transporter permease produces MALTKFKPTRSELLPGQKRLGVGSVAADIGLIGWFVFSLFPIVWMVILALKNAEEQTTTYFQFSPSWSNFATVLSNKGTEMTSVDFKTAMLTSLINCGGAVIVSLVIGIPAAYAAGRWKYKGSNDLMFQMLSFRFAPELMVIVPLFVIYNQIGLFDTKVGMIWVLQLVTMPLVVWILRSYFEDLPEDLEQAALLDGYSRTRAFVMVALPIVRPGIAAAALLAFIFAWNNYVFPLILADSNAGTVTVAITKFLGGGGQAYYNLTAAAAIIAALPPLILALTIQRYLVRGLSFGAVKA; encoded by the coding sequence ATGGCACTCACCAAGTTCAAGCCGACGCGCAGCGAACTGCTGCCCGGCCAGAAGCGGCTCGGCGTGGGATCGGTCGCCGCCGACATCGGTCTGATCGGCTGGTTCGTCTTCTCGCTGTTCCCGATCGTGTGGATGGTGATCCTGGCGCTGAAGAACGCCGAGGAGCAGACCACCACCTACTTCCAGTTCAGCCCGAGCTGGTCCAACTTCGCCACGGTGCTGTCCAACAAGGGCACCGAGATGACGAGCGTCGACTTCAAGACCGCGATGCTGACCAGCCTGATCAACTGCGGTGGCGCCGTGATCGTCTCGCTGGTCATCGGCATCCCGGCGGCCTACGCCGCGGGACGCTGGAAGTACAAGGGCAGCAACGACCTGATGTTCCAGATGCTGTCGTTCCGGTTCGCCCCCGAGCTGATGGTCATCGTCCCGCTGTTCGTCATCTACAACCAGATCGGCCTCTTCGACACCAAGGTCGGGATGATCTGGGTGCTGCAGCTGGTCACCATGCCGCTGGTGGTGTGGATCCTGCGCTCGTACTTCGAGGACCTGCCGGAGGACCTGGAGCAGGCGGCACTCCTGGACGGCTACAGCCGCACCCGGGCCTTCGTCATGGTGGCCCTGCCGATCGTGCGGCCCGGCATCGCCGCCGCCGCGCTGCTGGCGTTCATCTTCGCCTGGAACAACTACGTCTTCCCGCTGATTTTGGCCGACAGCAACGCGGGCACGGTCACCGTCGCGATCACCAAGTTCCTCGGCGGCGGTGGGCAGGCGTATTACAACCTGACGGCTGCCGCGGCCATCATCGCCGCGCTACCACCACTGATATTGGCGCTCACCATCCAGAGATATCTGGTGCGGGGCTTGTCATTCGGGGCGGTGAAAGCCTGA
- a CDS encoding carbohydrate ABC transporter permease, which produces MTTQTPKAVATQPDQPAASATRRKLPEVPTWRRRLRPYLLSIPALVIVIGILYPFFVGAYYAFLNYAAVNPDPHFVWFDNFKSVLGDQVFWQSVKVTGIFAVAATAVETVLGVGLALLLNRSSIIGKIFEKVLILPLMIAPVIAGVIWKLMFNPQFGILNHVLGLGNTFDWLSSGNALFSVVLVDLWIFTPFVAILVLAGIRSLPKEPFEASQVDGASGIYMFRKLMLPMLWPYILVAVIFRFMDNLKVFDHIYVLTAGGPGVATRTLQIGAFEDSIINLNYSRGSTYMLLLWIIVFITARYLVSVLGKAQRRAAGAES; this is translated from the coding sequence ATGACGACACAAACCCCCAAAGCGGTTGCGACGCAACCTGATCAGCCTGCCGCCTCGGCGACGCGCCGCAAACTACCCGAGGTCCCGACCTGGCGGCGACGCCTGCGGCCCTACCTGTTGTCGATCCCCGCCCTGGTGATCGTCATCGGAATCCTCTACCCGTTCTTCGTCGGCGCGTACTACGCCTTCCTGAACTACGCCGCGGTCAACCCCGACCCGCACTTCGTGTGGTTCGACAACTTCAAGTCGGTCCTGGGCGACCAGGTCTTCTGGCAGAGCGTCAAGGTCACCGGCATCTTCGCCGTGGCGGCGACGGCGGTGGAGACCGTGCTCGGCGTCGGCCTGGCGCTGCTGCTCAATCGCTCGAGCATCATCGGCAAGATCTTCGAGAAGGTGTTGATCCTGCCGTTGATGATCGCCCCGGTGATCGCCGGCGTGATCTGGAAGCTGATGTTCAATCCGCAGTTCGGCATCCTCAATCACGTTCTTGGACTGGGTAACACCTTCGACTGGTTGTCGAGTGGCAACGCGCTGTTCTCGGTGGTCCTGGTCGACCTGTGGATCTTCACCCCGTTCGTGGCGATCCTGGTGCTGGCCGGCATCCGCTCGCTGCCCAAGGAGCCGTTCGAGGCGTCGCAGGTGGACGGGGCGTCCGGGATCTACATGTTCCGCAAGCTGATGCTCCCCATGCTGTGGCCCTACATTCTGGTGGCCGTCATCTTCCGATTCATGGACAACCTCAAGGTGTTCGACCACATCTACGTGCTCACCGCGGGTGGGCCCGGCGTCGCCACCCGCACGTTGCAGATCGGCGCGTTCGAGGATTCGATCATCAACCTGAACTACTCCCGGGGCAGCACCTACATGCTGCTGCTCTGGATCATCGTGTTCATCACGGCGCGCTATCTGGTGAGCGTGCTCGGCAAGGCGCAGCGTCGTGCTGCGGGAGCGGAGTCCTAA
- a CDS encoding ABC transporter ATP-binding protein: protein MATVTLKGLSKSYGKKQAVRDLSVDIADGEFFVILGPSGAGKTTTLKSLAGLVDIDSGSVTIGGSDVTLVEPYHRNVAMAFESYALYPQKTVSENLASPLKSGRTGKYTDAQQKDRIDQVTTTLGINHLLKRFPRELSNGQRQRVALGRVLVRPADVYLLDEPLSHLDAKLRAAMRAELKQLGAMSKTTTVYVTHDYQEALALGDRIAVLRAGELVQIGTPEEIWRRPADTFVARALGQPEINLLDGEVEDGRIRLGRGAFDVPVPAGLDVHGGDRVRVGLRPCDIHVAGDAGEAGGAAEMRGKVVLAERLGRNIELTVDMGGEQLIVLASGREGVAEGAPVSMTVASDDVHVFAARSDEDDDTARLGTDDRSLEAAQ, encoded by the coding sequence ATGGCCACCGTAACGCTGAAGGGGCTGTCCAAGTCCTACGGTAAGAAGCAGGCGGTACGCGACCTATCGGTCGACATCGCCGACGGCGAGTTCTTCGTCATCCTCGGGCCCAGCGGCGCCGGGAAGACGACGACGCTGAAGTCCCTGGCCGGGCTGGTCGACATCGACAGTGGGTCCGTGACGATCGGCGGTAGCGACGTCACCCTCGTCGAGCCCTACCACCGCAACGTGGCGATGGCCTTCGAGAGCTACGCGCTGTACCCGCAGAAGACGGTGAGTGAGAATCTCGCCTCACCCTTGAAGTCCGGTCGCACCGGGAAGTACACCGACGCGCAACAGAAGGACCGCATCGACCAGGTCACCACGACACTCGGAATCAACCACCTGCTCAAGCGCTTTCCCCGTGAGTTGTCCAACGGGCAGCGGCAGCGCGTGGCGTTGGGCCGGGTACTGGTTCGGCCCGCGGACGTCTACCTGCTCGACGAGCCGCTGAGTCATCTCGACGCCAAGCTGCGGGCCGCGATGCGGGCCGAACTCAAGCAGCTGGGCGCGATGTCGAAGACCACCACCGTCTACGTCACGCACGATTATCAAGAGGCCCTCGCCCTCGGTGACCGGATCGCCGTGCTCCGGGCGGGCGAACTGGTCCAGATCGGCACGCCCGAGGAGATCTGGCGGCGTCCCGCGGACACCTTCGTCGCCCGTGCGCTCGGGCAGCCGGAGATCAACCTCCTCGACGGTGAGGTCGAGGACGGTCGGATCCGGCTCGGCCGGGGCGCCTTCGACGTACCGGTACCGGCTGGACTCGACGTTCACGGCGGAGATCGCGTCCGGGTCGGGTTGCGGCCCTGCGACATTCACGTGGCCGGGGATGCCGGCGAGGCTGGCGGTGCGGCAGAGATGCGCGGCAAGGTGGTCCTCGCCGAGCGACTGGGCCGCAACATCGAGCTGACGGTGGACATGGGCGGCGAACAGCTGATCGTGCTCGCCTCGGGGCGGGAGGGGGTCGCCGAGGGCGCCCCGGTCTCGATGACCGTTGCCTCCGACGACGTGCACGTCTTCGCCGCCCGCTCGGATGAAGATGACGACACCGCACGACTAGGTACAGACGACCGGAGCCTGGAGGCTGCGCAGTGA
- a CDS encoding extracellular solute-binding protein produces MSRDRMTGPQMSRRNMLAAMGLAGAAAASLPVLSACGVGGKASAPNGASAVTGGFDWKKASGQTINILQTPHPYQLSYQPLLQEFTELTGITVNVDLVPEADYFTKLNTELAGGSGKHDAFMLGAYFIWQYGPPGWVEDLNPWLQNSSATSAEYDFEDIFEGLRTSTRWDFTLGNPLGTGGQWAIPWGFENNVVAYNKRIFDEKGITKLPDKLDDFIQLAVDLTDRPNNRYGISTRGSKSWATIHPGFMTQYTREGAVDYSFNGSELVAEMASDKAIAFTKKWIDMQNQAGPTSWTTYDYPNATGDLGDGKAMMVFDADSATYPKNKPGASKEAGNLGWYPGPAGPDGNYKTNLWTWSWAMSANSRNKLPAWLFMQWATGKESMNKAVEGGTYADPVRKSVFDGTFKRVAADQYGYLETFETVIGQSKIQFTPQKAFFDTTQNWAVALQDIYGGDDAATRLRSLAKTNTSKVNL; encoded by the coding sequence ATGAGTCGAGATCGTATGACCGGGCCGCAGATGTCGCGGCGAAACATGTTGGCCGCCATGGGCTTGGCCGGCGCGGCGGCTGCCAGCCTCCCCGTGCTCAGCGCCTGCGGAGTGGGTGGCAAGGCCAGTGCCCCGAACGGCGCGTCCGCAGTCACCGGAGGCTTCGACTGGAAGAAGGCTTCCGGGCAGACCATCAACATCCTGCAGACCCCGCACCCGTACCAGTTGTCCTACCAGCCGTTGCTGCAGGAATTCACCGAGCTCACGGGCATCACCGTCAACGTCGATCTGGTGCCGGAGGCCGACTACTTCACCAAGCTGAACACCGAGCTGGCCGGCGGTTCCGGTAAGCACGACGCGTTCATGCTGGGCGCCTACTTCATCTGGCAGTACGGTCCGCCCGGGTGGGTCGAGGACCTCAACCCGTGGTTGCAGAACAGCTCGGCGACCAGCGCCGAGTACGACTTCGAGGACATCTTCGAAGGCCTACGCACCTCGACCCGGTGGGACTTCACCCTCGGCAATCCGCTGGGCACGGGCGGGCAGTGGGCCATCCCGTGGGGCTTCGAGAACAACGTGGTCGCCTACAACAAGCGGATCTTCGACGAGAAGGGCATCACCAAGCTGCCCGACAAGCTCGACGACTTCATTCAGCTGGCCGTGGACCTGACCGATCGTCCGAACAACCGCTACGGCATCTCCACCCGCGGCTCGAAGTCGTGGGCCACCATCCATCCCGGCTTCATGACGCAGTACACCCGCGAGGGCGCGGTGGACTACTCGTTCAACGGTTCCGAACTCGTCGCCGAGATGGCCAGCGACAAGGCGATTGCCTTCACGAAGAAGTGGATCGACATGCAGAACCAGGCCGGGCCGACGTCGTGGACCACGTACGACTATCCCAACGCCACGGGTGATCTCGGTGACGGTAAGGCGATGATGGTGTTCGACGCCGACAGTGCCACCTACCCGAAGAACAAGCCAGGCGCCAGCAAGGAGGCGGGCAACCTCGGCTGGTACCCGGGGCCTGCCGGACCGGATGGCAACTACAAGACCAACCTCTGGACGTGGAGTTGGGCGATGTCGGCGAACAGCCGAAACAAGCTGCCCGCCTGGTTGTTCATGCAGTGGGCCACGGGCAAGGAGTCGATGAACAAGGCGGTCGAGGGCGGCACCTACGCCGATCCGGTCCGAAAGTCCGTGTTCGACGGCACCTTCAAGAGGGTCGCCGCCGACCAGTACGGCTATCTCGAGACGTTCGAGACCGTCATCGGTCAGTCGAAGATCCAGTTCACCCCGCAGAAGGCCTTCTTCGACACCACCCAGAACTGGGCCGTGGCGCTGCAGGACATCTACGGCGGCGATGACGCGGCCACGCGCCTGCGCAGCCTCGCCAAGACCAACACCTCCAAGGTCAACCTCTAG
- a CDS encoding electron transfer flavoprotein subunit alpha/FixB family protein: MAEVLVLVEHAEGNLKNITGELITAARVLGEPSAVVVGAPGTTEKLTDALKAAGAAKIYAAESDTAEQYLVTPKVDVLVELAESASPAAIVVAANAEGKEVAGRVAAATDSGLLYDVVGIKEGPVGVHSIFGGAYTTEAKAEGDSPVIAVRPGAFEAEPVAGAGEVVSVEVPAPAENATKVTSRQPAQKSARPELTEAKIVVAGGRGVGSKENFGIIEDLADAFGGAVGASRAAVDSGFYEGQFQVGQTGKTVSPQLYVALGISGAIQHRAGMQTSKTIVAVNKDEESPIFEIADYGIVGDLFKVTPQLTDAVKTRKG, translated from the coding sequence ATGGCTGAAGTACTCGTGCTCGTCGAGCATGCTGAAGGCAATCTGAAGAACATCACCGGCGAGCTGATCACCGCAGCCCGCGTACTCGGTGAACCGTCCGCCGTCGTGGTGGGCGCTCCCGGTACCACCGAGAAGCTGACCGACGCGCTCAAGGCGGCAGGCGCCGCCAAGATCTACGCGGCCGAGTCGGACACCGCCGAGCAGTACCTGGTCACCCCCAAGGTGGACGTGCTGGTCGAGCTCGCCGAGTCGGCGTCTCCCGCCGCGATCGTCGTGGCCGCGAACGCCGAGGGCAAGGAAGTCGCCGGACGCGTTGCGGCCGCCACCGACTCCGGGCTGCTGTACGACGTCGTCGGCATCAAGGAGGGCCCGGTCGGCGTGCACTCCATCTTCGGCGGCGCCTACACCACCGAGGCCAAGGCCGAGGGTGACTCACCCGTCATCGCCGTCCGGCCCGGTGCGTTCGAGGCAGAACCCGTCGCCGGCGCCGGTGAGGTCGTCAGCGTCGAGGTGCCCGCTCCGGCCGAGAACGCCACGAAGGTCACGTCCCGGCAGCCCGCGCAGAAGAGCGCGCGTCCGGAACTGACCGAGGCCAAGATCGTCGTCGCCGGCGGTCGTGGCGTCGGGAGCAAGGAGAACTTCGGCATCATCGAGGATCTCGCCGATGCGTTCGGTGGCGCGGTCGGCGCCTCCCGCGCAGCGGTCGACTCCGGCTTCTACGAGGGTCAGTTCCAGGTCGGCCAGACGGGCAAGACCGTCTCGCCGCAGCTGTACGTCGCCCTCGGCATCTCCGGTGCGATTCAGCACCGGGCAGGCATGCAGACGTCCAAGACCATCGTCGCGGTGAACAAGGACGAGGAGTCGCCGATCTTCGAGATCGCCGACTACGGCATCGTCGGTGACCTGTTCAAGGTCACCCCGCAGCTGACCGACGCCGTCAAGACCCGCAAGGGCTGA
- a CDS encoding ABC transporter ATP-binding protein: protein MSITTDRPRESATTTAQSLTLTDLVKTYMAKGRESFAAVKGINLDIAPGELVALLGPSGCGKTTTLRMIAGLETVTSGSIRIGDREISQLPAAKRGIGVGFESYALYPPMSVRENLLYGLKARKVKGAEQMVSSISSRLEMDELMDLRPAGLSSGQKQRVALARALVRNPPVLLLDEPLSHLDASARQRVRRELKVLQREFGYTTIVVTHDQVEALSLADRLAVMDAGVVQQFGTPDEVFDDPANLFVAQFVGEPQINVLRGVVTSEGGRARVEIRSGAGALDTVVTGVADGTEVAVGIRPQDCTMSAGDGPGLRTTVAYFEHLLEFGLATSTVAGMEEGIVVQTPAQEDYRPEQKVLVSAPPERVYLFDTDSGERLR from the coding sequence GTGAGCATCACCACCGACAGGCCACGCGAATCCGCGACGACGACCGCGCAGAGTCTCACCCTGACCGACCTGGTGAAGACCTACATGGCAAAGGGCCGGGAGAGCTTCGCGGCCGTCAAGGGCATCAACCTGGACATCGCCCCGGGTGAACTAGTGGCGCTGCTCGGCCCGTCCGGATGCGGCAAGACCACGACGCTGCGGATGATCGCCGGACTCGAGACGGTGACCAGCGGGTCGATCCGCATCGGTGACCGGGAGATCTCGCAGTTGCCCGCGGCCAAGCGCGGAATCGGCGTCGGGTTCGAGAGCTACGCGCTGTACCCGCCGATGTCGGTGCGCGAGAACCTGCTGTACGGACTCAAGGCCCGCAAGGTCAAGGGCGCCGAGCAGATGGTGTCCTCGATCAGCAGCCGTCTGGAGATGGACGAGCTGATGGACCTGCGGCCGGCGGGGCTGTCGAGCGGGCAGAAGCAACGCGTCGCGCTGGCCCGCGCCCTGGTACGCAACCCACCGGTGCTACTGCTCGACGAGCCGCTGAGCCACCTCGACGCGTCGGCGCGGCAGCGCGTCCGCAGGGAGTTGAAGGTGTTGCAGCGGGAGTTCGGCTACACCACGATCGTCGTCACCCACGACCAGGTCGAGGCGCTGTCGCTGGCCGATCGCCTGGCGGTGATGGATGCCGGTGTGGTGCAACAGTTCGGCACGCCGGACGAGGTGTTCGACGACCCGGCGAACCTCTTCGTCGCGCAGTTCGTCGGCGAACCCCAGATCAACGTCCTCCGCGGGGTCGTGACGTCCGAGGGCGGGCGCGCCAGGGTCGAAATCCGTTCGGGCGCGGGGGCGTTGGACACCGTCGTGACCGGGGTCGCCGACGGTACCGAGGTTGCGGTGGGCATCCGTCCGCAGGACTGCACGATGTCGGCCGGCGACGGACCCGGCCTGCGTACCACCGTGGCGTACTTCGAGCACCTGCTCGAGTTCGGCCTCGCCACCAGCACCGTGGCGGGCATGGAGGAGGGCATCGTGGTCCAGACGCCCGCGCAGGAGGACTACCGACCCGAACAGAAAGTCCTCGTCAGCGCGCCGCCGGAGCGGGTGTATCTTTTCGACACCGACTCCGGGGAGCGACTGCGATGA
- a CDS encoding FGGY-family carbohydrate kinase, with protein sequence MELLLGIDMGTGSTKGVLADPTGVVVASATIPHSVNLPRPGWVEVDAEATWWAEVCEISRRLTAELPADSRIAAMCVSGVGPCLVLCDDDLTPLRPAILYGVDTRATAEIHSLTAEFGADAILEQAGTLLSSQAVGPKLEWVRRHEPDVFERATGWYGSNSYVAAKLTGEYVLDHHTASQCDPLYATREFDWNTDWASRICAHLPLPRLIWPSEVVGTVHAEAAAATGIPRGTPVVAGTVDAYSEAFSVGVHNPGDQMLMYGSTMFLVQIIDEYHSDPALWTTAGIERGSLALAAGTSTAGSLIGWLQTITGGASFDTLMAEASKVPAGSEGLIALPYLAGERTPVFDPDARGLFAGLTLRHGRGHLFRAAYEGIGFGIRQILEMFDDAHAARRTVAVGGGLRSPIWAQAVSDITGRAQLVPEQAIGASYGDALMAAIGVNLVAPETDWAKIEREITPDPANRARYDELYDVWRQLYPATRNLVHELGALSARD encoded by the coding sequence GTGGAGCTGCTTCTCGGAATCGACATGGGCACCGGGAGCACCAAGGGCGTCCTCGCCGACCCGACGGGCGTCGTCGTCGCGTCGGCGACCATCCCGCATTCGGTGAACCTGCCCCGGCCGGGCTGGGTCGAGGTCGACGCAGAAGCGACGTGGTGGGCCGAAGTCTGCGAGATCAGCAGGCGGCTGACGGCCGAGCTTCCGGCGGACTCGCGGATCGCCGCGATGTGCGTCAGCGGTGTCGGCCCGTGTCTGGTGCTGTGCGATGACGACCTGACGCCGCTGCGGCCCGCCATCCTCTACGGCGTCGACACCCGGGCCACGGCCGAAATCCACTCGCTCACGGCCGAATTCGGCGCCGACGCCATCCTCGAGCAGGCGGGCACGCTGCTGTCGAGCCAGGCCGTCGGACCCAAGCTGGAATGGGTCCGGCGCCATGAGCCCGACGTGTTCGAGCGGGCCACCGGGTGGTACGGGTCCAACTCGTACGTCGCCGCCAAGTTGACCGGTGAATACGTGCTGGACCATCACACCGCCAGCCAGTGCGATCCGCTCTATGCGACGCGCGAGTTCGACTGGAACACCGACTGGGCGAGCCGGATCTGCGCGCACCTGCCGCTGCCCCGCCTGATCTGGCCCAGTGAGGTCGTGGGCACCGTGCACGCCGAAGCGGCCGCGGCCACCGGCATTCCGAGGGGCACGCCGGTGGTGGCGGGGACGGTCGACGCCTATTCGGAGGCGTTCTCCGTGGGCGTCCACAATCCCGGCGATCAGATGCTGATGTACGGCTCCACGATGTTCCTGGTCCAGATCATCGACGAGTACCACAGCGATCCGGCGCTGTGGACGACCGCGGGCATCGAGCGTGGGTCCCTCGCGCTGGCCGCGGGAACGTCGACGGCCGGCAGCCTGATCGGCTGGCTGCAGACCATCACCGGTGGTGCGTCATTCGACACGCTGATGGCCGAGGCGTCGAAGGTGCCCGCAGGCAGCGAGGGGCTGATCGCGCTGCCGTATCTGGCGGGGGAGCGGACCCCGGTGTTCGACCCGGATGCGCGTGGCCTGTTCGCGGGCCTGACCCTGCGTCATGGTCGCGGCCACCTGTTCCGAGCCGCCTACGAGGGCATCGGTTTCGGCATCAGGCAGATCCTCGAGATGTTCGACGACGCGCATGCCGCGCGACGGACCGTGGCGGTGGGCGGCGGCCTGCGCAGTCCGATCTGGGCGCAGGCGGTCAGCGATATCACCGGTCGCGCACAACTGGTTCCCGAGCAGGCGATCGGTGCCAGCTACGGGGACGCACTGATGGCTGCCATCGGCGTGAATCTGGTTGCACCGGAGACGGATTGGGCGAAGATCGAGAGGGAGATCACGCCGGATCCTGCCAACCGGGCACGCTACGACGAGCTGTACGACGTGTGGCGCCAGCTTTATCCCGCGACCAGGAATCTCGTGCACGAACTAGGAGCACTGAGCGCGAGAGACTAA
- a CDS encoding sugar-binding transcriptional regulator — protein sequence MSPSAPRTPPLDSAVDTVSPDVEGSHFPASLLYTAARLYYEDDATQADVAEQLGTSRATVSRLLAEAKRQGIVRIEVVPPAEARPGDLADRLARALNLTSVYLSPALPAPGPGRTVIDVMGRVLAPAVGRALGEAGLLPGDVLLVSSGRTVYEVAQCELAPLPGVVVAPTVGGNDQPEEWYQTNEITRLVANRVGGRANYLFAPALPGVELYQSLLNDPGIQRVLHLWPRARCALMGVGAPPLTRADIPRFVPTGSSSLRAAVGDVCSRFYDRDGSPVEFEDGERLIAVELDALRHIPVTIAVAVGKEKIESIVAGARGGYFNHLVTDPLTATEILASSAVSDGT from the coding sequence ATGTCCCCGTCGGCCCCGCGCACGCCGCCGCTGGACTCCGCCGTCGACACCGTGTCACCCGACGTCGAGGGCAGTCACTTCCCGGCGTCGCTGCTCTACACCGCGGCCCGGCTCTACTACGAGGACGACGCCACGCAGGCCGATGTCGCCGAACAACTCGGGACCAGCCGCGCGACGGTGAGCCGCCTGCTGGCCGAGGCGAAGCGCCAGGGCATCGTGCGGATCGAGGTGGTGCCGCCCGCCGAGGCCCGGCCGGGTGATCTGGCCGACCGACTGGCCAGAGCGCTCAATCTGACGTCGGTGTATCTCAGTCCGGCACTGCCCGCACCCGGACCGGGCCGCACCGTCATCGACGTGATGGGTCGCGTGTTGGCCCCCGCCGTCGGCCGCGCCCTCGGCGAAGCCGGTCTGCTGCCGGGTGACGTGCTGCTGGTGTCGTCCGGACGCACGGTGTACGAGGTCGCCCAGTGCGAGCTCGCCCCGCTGCCGGGCGTCGTCGTCGCCCCGACCGTCGGGGGCAACGATCAACCCGAGGAGTGGTACCAGACCAACGAGATCACCCGGCTGGTGGCCAATCGCGTTGGTGGACGGGCGAATTACCTGTTCGCCCCCGCACTACCGGGTGTCGAGCTGTACCAGTCACTGCTGAACGATCCCGGCATCCAGCGCGTGTTGCACCTGTGGCCGCGGGCGCGATGTGCCCTGATGGGTGTCGGCGCGCCGCCGCTGACCCGCGCCGACATCCCGCGGTTCGTTCCCACCGGATCGTCCTCGCTCCGCGCGGCGGTCGGCGACGTGTGCTCCCGGTTCTACGACCGCGACGGATCACCCGTCGAGTTCGAGGACGGCGAGCGGCTTATCGCCGTGGAACTCGATGCACTGCGCCACATTCCGGTCACCATCGCGGTGGCCGTCGGCAAGGAGAAGATCGAATCGATCGTCGCCGGCGCGCGGGGTGGATACTTCAACCACCTCGTCACCGATCCACTGACGGCGACCGAAATCCTGGCCAGTTCGGCCGTTTCCGACGGGACGTGA
- the eltD gene encoding erythritol/L-threitol dehyrogenase, producing the protein MTDQIPEKMQAVVCHGPNDYRLEEVAVPHRKPGEALVRVEAVGICASDLKCYHGAAKFWGDENRPAWTETMVIPGHEFVGRVVELDDEAATRWGIAVGDRVTSEQIVPCWECRFCKRGQYHMCQPHDLYGFKRRTPGAMASYMTYPVEALVHKISSAIPPAHAAFVEPLSCSLHAVERAQITFEDTVVVAGCGPIGLGMIAGARAKNPMHVIALDMAPEKLALAKKCGADITINIAEQDVEKIVKDLTDGYGADVYLEGTGHPSAVPQGLNALRKLGRYVEYGVFGSDVTVDWSIISDDKELDVLGAHLGPYCWPAAIKMIESGVLPLDEICTHQLPLSEFQKGLDLVGSGKESVKVSLIPA; encoded by the coding sequence ATGACCGATCAGATTCCCGAGAAGATGCAGGCCGTCGTCTGCCACGGACCCAACGACTACCGACTCGAAGAGGTTGCGGTTCCGCACCGCAAGCCGGGTGAGGCGCTCGTTCGGGTGGAAGCCGTCGGAATCTGCGCCAGTGATCTGAAGTGCTACCACGGCGCCGCGAAGTTCTGGGGTGACGAGAACCGTCCCGCGTGGACGGAGACGATGGTGATCCCCGGACACGAATTCGTCGGCCGTGTGGTCGAACTCGACGACGAGGCCGCCACCCGATGGGGTATCGCGGTGGGTGACCGTGTGACGTCCGAGCAGATCGTGCCGTGCTGGGAGTGCCGCTTTTGCAAGCGCGGGCAGTACCACATGTGCCAGCCGCACGATCTTTACGGCTTCAAGCGCCGCACCCCGGGCGCCATGGCCAGCTACATGACCTACCCGGTAGAAGCGTTGGTGCACAAGATCTCCAGTGCGATCCCGCCTGCGCACGCCGCCTTCGTCGAGCCGCTGTCCTGCTCGCTGCACGCCGTCGAGCGCGCCCAGATCACGTTCGAGGACACCGTCGTCGTCGCCGGCTGTGGACCCATCGGACTCGGCATGATCGCCGGAGCCCGCGCCAAGAACCCGATGCACGTCATCGCCTTGGACATGGCACCCGAGAAGCTCGCACTGGCCAAGAAGTGCGGCGCCGACATCACGATCAACATCGCCGAGCAGGACGTCGAGAAGATCGTCAAGGATCTCACCGACGGCTACGGCGCCGACGTCTACCTGGAGGGCACCGGGCATCCGTCCGCGGTTCCCCAGGGGCTCAACGCGCTGCGCAAGCTGGGCCGCTACGTCGAGTACGGCGTCTTCGGCAGTGACGTCACCGTCGACTGGAGCATCATCAGCGACGACAAGGAGCTCGACGTCCTCGGTGCCCATCTCGGGCCGTACTGCTGGCCCGCGGCCATCAAGATGATCGAGTCCGGCGTCCTACCGCTCGATGAGATCTGTACCCACCAACTCCCGCTGAGCGAGTTCCAGAAGGGGCTCGACCTGGTTGGCAGCGGCAAGGAATCGGTCAAGGTCTCCCTGATCCCGGCGTAA